The sequence below is a genomic window from Candidatus Atribacteria bacterium.
GACCTCAATATCGAACGCCTCCCATCCAATTGAGTGAATTTGTGAAAGCAGGCATAACTTCAGTAGTTGGGTTGTTAGGGACAGACGGGTTTGCCAGATCCTTAAAAGCCCTTTTGATGAAGGCAAGAGCATTGGAAAAAGAAGGGATAAGCACCTGGATATATACCGGAGCATACCAATATCCTTCGCCAACCATTACCGAAAGCATTTTATCTGATATCATTTTAATCGATAAGGTGATTGGTCTAAAAATAGCCTTGTCGGACCATCGAGCTTCTCATCCCACGGTAGATGAATTTAGAAGAGCCACCTCTGAGGCAAGAATGGGTGGAGTACTTGCGGGAAAAGCAGGCGTGGTTCATATACATATGGGAAGTGAAAAACATGGTTTAAAATACTTATTTGATATTATTAGAAATACCGAAATACCCGTGGAACAATTTGCACCAACGCATCTAAATAAAAAAGATGAAGCACTTTTTCAGCAAGTTATGGAATTTGGGAAAATGGGTGGATATATCGATTTGACTGCCGGCGTTTCAGAGGAAGAAAAATCAAGTAAAAGTATACAACCTGGCCAAGCTATTATAAAACTGCTGAAAAATGGTGTTTCCATAGAAAAGATTACCATTAGCTCCGATGGTAATGGTAGTATCCCCAAATTTAATGAAAAGAAAGAGTTCGTTGGCATGAGTATTGCATCTGTCTCGTCTCTGCATCAGGAATTTATTAATATGGTAAAAGAAGAAAAATTTTCTATAGAAGAGGCGATTCTTGTAACTTCTACTAATATTGCTGAACATTTAAAATTGGACAACAAAGGAAAAATAAGTACAGGGAAGGATGCAGATATTATTGCTTTAGATAAGAAGTCGCTTAAAATAAAACATGTTATTGCCCGTGGTAAAACACTTATGGAAGATGAAGAGA
It includes:
- a CDS encoding beta-aspartyl-peptidase produces the protein MSILLIKDGEVYTPEPKGKKDILIINDKIVFISQNILISALNALDNNIKIIDASKHIVIPGHIDQHVHINGAGGEGGPQYRTPPIQLSEFVKAGITSVVGLLGTDGFARSLKALLMKARALEKEGISTWIYTGAYQYPSPTITESILSDIILIDKVIGLKIALSDHRASHPTVDEFRRATSEARMGGVLAGKAGVVHIHMGSEKHGLKYLFDIIRNTEIPVEQFAPTHLNKKDEALFQQVMEFGKMGGYIDLTAGVSEEEKSSKSIQPGQAIIKLLKNGVSIEKITISSDGNGSIPKFNEKKEFVGMSIASVSSLHQEFINMVKEEKFSIEEAILVTSTNIAEHLKLDNKGKISTGKDADIIALDKKSLKIKHVIARGKTLMEDEEMLKFGTFEK